TTACGACTCTTGCGAATATCTTTAACATCTTTTGCTTCAAACCAGCCCCATTTTACACAAAGTCTATAAAGCCCTATACTACCATGCAATTCCACACAGATTAAAAGTGCGATATAAAAAAGCCACATAAAATGATTGATCACCCTATCACCTGACATATCAGCAGAAATTTTATCTCCATTTGTGATAACAAAAATCAAGTGTGCAGAACCTAAGAAAAACATTACAAAACCTGTAAATGCTTGAACAAGCCATAATGAAGTATCACCATGATTCATTTTTTTAGCATGAGTTCTAAGAATTTGGTATTGGCGAAAATTAATAGGAAATTTTCTCATAGCCAATAAAGCATGCACAAAAAATACCACCAAAACACAGGCGGCTAAAAATGAGGTAATATAACTCATCATTGGATCGTTATAAATGAATTTTAATTCCAAAAAATGGACAACGGAATTAAAAAAATCCTTACTCACCAAGATAGTAGATACAAAAACCATATGTACCCACATGAAAAGACCTAGAAAAAGCCCAGAAGCACTTTGGATAAAATCTAACTTTGCAGGCATTTTACTTTTTTTGCCATCAATGCTCTTACCCAAATACCCTTCGATAAGCTCACTCATCTTCACTCCTTTATAGAAAGAAATTTAAAAAATCTCTTCATTATAGTACAATAGCCTTTAATACACATTAAATATTTACTTTTTTAAACTTTATGCAAATATAAAATAACAAGGCTGCTACAAACATAAGCAAACTCAAAATTTGTCCCATGCTCATACCCCAAAAAATAAAGCCCAAACCAAAATCTGGTTCACGATAAAATTCACACACAAAGCGCGCCAAAGAATAAACACAAGCATAAACAAGAATAAGTTCACCTTGAAATTTTTGTTTCATTTTTACCAGATAAATAACGATAAAAACCACAACTCCCTCTAAAAAGGCT
The window above is part of the Campylobacter coli genome. Proteins encoded here:
- a CDS encoding fumarate reductase cytochrome b subunit, yielding MSELIEGYLGKSIDGKKSKMPAKLDFIQSASGLFLGLFMWVHMVFVSTILVSKDFFNSVVHFLELKFIYNDPMMSYITSFLAACVLVVFFVHALLAMRKFPINFRQYQILRTHAKKMNHGDTSLWLVQAFTGFVMFFLGSAHLIFVITNGDKISADMSGDRVINHFMWLFYIALLICVELHGSIGLYRLCVKWGWFEAKDVKDIRKSRKKLKMAKWIISIFFLVLGVLSLAAFAKIGFENYQNQTTAMVKTYNGANYEYSI